From Novosphingobium sp. 9, the proteins below share one genomic window:
- a CDS encoding phage major capsid protein: protein MKKLALTGAPFGVLAMSAAMGGLTANERRLGRLLRDPNGHPNAGKSAAELALEVKTAFEAKHDEVKAIAEKALAEAQRGIPMSETAKELADQALTGLNETKSLLQEMEQKMARRGPSGPERTPSIGEQYVESDEYKSAFANGARQGQNVGIEVKAITSLTTDADGSAGDLVRPDRIQSPMQMLPNQQLTIRNLIAPGQTASSSIEYVQETGFTNNAGMVAEGTLKPESSLKLDLKNAPVRKIAHWFLASAEILADAPGLRSMIDNRLRYGLGFVEDVQLLKGDGTGQNLSGIKPQASDYAVPEGLTGYATPTMIDKLRIAQLQVALALYPADGQVLHPIDWAVIEMMKDGEGRYLIGNPQGTIAPTLWGLPVIPSMAQTVGEFTVGAWKMGAQLFDREQSGVLVSTEDGDNFRRNMVTILAEERLALTVYRPEAFVDGAFANA from the coding sequence ATGAAGAAACTCGCTCTCACGGGCGCGCCTTTTGGCGTGCTCGCAATGTCTGCTGCCATGGGTGGCCTCACCGCGAACGAACGTCGCCTTGGCCGCCTCCTGCGCGACCCCAATGGTCACCCGAATGCCGGTAAGAGTGCCGCCGAGCTCGCGCTGGAGGTGAAAACGGCGTTCGAGGCCAAACATGACGAGGTCAAAGCCATCGCCGAGAAGGCTCTGGCTGAGGCGCAGCGCGGCATTCCGATGTCCGAGACGGCAAAGGAGCTCGCAGACCAGGCGCTGACCGGGCTGAACGAAACCAAGTCTCTGCTTCAGGAAATGGAGCAGAAGATGGCGCGCCGTGGCCCCTCCGGCCCCGAGCGCACCCCGTCGATCGGCGAGCAGTACGTCGAAAGCGACGAATACAAGTCCGCTTTCGCCAATGGCGCGCGCCAGGGCCAGAACGTGGGCATCGAAGTCAAGGCGATCACCAGCCTGACCACCGACGCAGACGGTTCGGCCGGCGATCTGGTACGTCCCGACCGCATCCAGTCGCCGATGCAGATGTTGCCCAACCAGCAGCTGACGATCCGCAACCTGATCGCGCCGGGTCAGACCGCATCGAGCTCGATCGAGTACGTGCAGGAAACGGGCTTCACCAACAACGCCGGTATGGTCGCGGAGGGCACTCTGAAGCCGGAATCGAGCCTCAAGCTCGACCTGAAGAACGCTCCGGTCCGCAAAATCGCGCACTGGTTCCTTGCATCGGCGGAAATCCTTGCCGACGCTCCGGGCCTACGCTCGATGATCGACAACCGCCTGCGCTACGGCCTGGGCTTCGTCGAGGATGTCCAGCTGTTGAAGGGCGACGGCACCGGCCAGAACCTCAGCGGCATCAAGCCCCAGGCCTCTGACTATGCCGTTCCGGAAGGCCTTACCGGCTACGCGACGCCGACCATGATCGACAAGCTCCGCATCGCGCAGCTGCAGGTTGCTCTGGCGCTGTATCCTGCCGATGGCCAGGTGCTGCACCCGATCGATTGGGCCGTCATCGAAATGATGAAGGACGGCGAGGGTCGCTACCTGATCGGCAACCCTCAGGGCACGATTGCCCCCACCCTTTGGGGCCTGCCGGTCATCCCGTCGATGGCGCAGACCGTCGGCGAGTTCACTGTTGGCGCCTGGAAGATGGGTGCGCAGCTGTTCGATCGCGAGCAGTCCGGCGTTCTCGTCTCCACCGAGGATGGCGACAACTTCCGCCGCAACATGGTGACCATCCTCGCCGAGGAGCGCCTGGCGCTCACGGTCTATCGCCCGGAAGCGTTCGTCGACGGCGCATTCGCGAACGCCTGA
- a CDS encoding head-tail connector protein, with translation MAIDLSTAKQHLRVDASEEDALIGVYLLAAQGWVESYTDKTLADFDPVPGVLDAAVLLLVGDFYANREAGAATPAITAAVEALCDPYRAVQV, from the coding sequence GTGGCGATCGACCTCAGCACTGCGAAGCAGCATCTTCGTGTTGACGCGAGCGAAGAGGATGCGCTGATCGGCGTGTACCTTCTCGCCGCGCAAGGCTGGGTCGAGAGCTATACCGACAAGACGCTGGCTGACTTCGATCCGGTTCCTGGCGTTCTGGACGCCGCCGTGCTGCTGCTTGTCGGGGATTTTTACGCCAATCGAGAGGCCGGCGCGGCAACTCCCGCAATTACCGCCGCTGTAGAGGCGCTTTGCGACCCATATCGCGCGGTGCAGGTATGA
- a CDS encoding head-tail adaptor protein — MKAGSFDRRITVMRTGNPVDDGYNTTPGAPAPLCTRWASWKPSNGREVFENMGIEAKAGGTVWLRWDSVTATITETDTVQFAGRTWNIVGVQELSRREGVELIVVAEVPQLTAEQIAAIHAAIDNGG, encoded by the coding sequence ATGAAAGCCGGGTCTTTCGACCGCCGCATCACCGTGATGCGAACCGGAAACCCCGTTGACGACGGCTACAACACCACCCCCGGCGCCCCTGCCCCGCTTTGCACGCGCTGGGCATCGTGGAAGCCATCGAACGGGCGCGAGGTGTTCGAGAACATGGGCATCGAAGCCAAGGCCGGGGGCACCGTCTGGCTGCGCTGGGACAGCGTGACCGCGACGATCACCGAAACGGACACTGTGCAGTTCGCTGGCCGCACCTGGAACATCGTCGGCGTGCAAGAGCTATCGCGCCGCGAAGGTGTCGAGCTGATCGTGGTCGCTGAAGTTCCGCAGCTCACTGCGGAACAAATAGCAGCGATCCACGCCGCCATCGACAATGGAGGCTGA
- a CDS encoding HK97-gp10 family putative phage morphogenesis protein translates to MKLTGFSDLEKQLAQLADKATMRRVGTRALQVAAEPMLAEAKRLAPDDPATGEGKYLVESIKIGRAANAGQQRAGNSGTQVSTFIGIDGSVKPAKPSTRRFTKKGTGKPGGGVAAYSIFEEMGTATHKAQPYMRPAFEAMKEESVNRAGDALREDIVATAARAARKAARNSNG, encoded by the coding sequence ATGAAGCTGACCGGCTTCTCGGACCTCGAAAAGCAGTTGGCCCAGCTCGCGGACAAGGCCACCATGCGCCGCGTCGGTACGCGTGCCTTGCAGGTCGCTGCCGAACCGATGCTCGCCGAGGCGAAGCGGCTGGCCCCCGATGACCCGGCCACCGGCGAAGGCAAGTACCTGGTCGAATCCATCAAGATCGGCCGGGCCGCAAATGCAGGACAGCAGCGAGCCGGGAACAGCGGCACTCAGGTTTCGACCTTCATCGGCATCGATGGCAGCGTGAAGCCCGCCAAGCCTTCAACACGGCGGTTCACCAAGAAAGGCACTGGCAAGCCCGGCGGCGGCGTCGCGGCCTATTCTATCTTCGAAGAAATGGGCACTGCTACCCATAAGGCGCAACCGTACATGCGCCCCGCCTTCGAGGCGATGAAAGAGGAATCGGTCAACCGCGCTGGCGATGCTCTGCGCGAGGATATCGTAGCGACCGCCGCGCGCGCGGCACGCAAGGCAGCGAGGAACAGCAATGGCTGA
- a CDS encoding DUF3168 domain-containing protein, with protein sequence MSFETALRSRLKALPALAGAFVEWDVRPQASSYPAVVLETIGGERAQTMAGLQQTNRDRIQFNCFAMDKVSAVALREAVIATVADPAIVEGIEFQRGQIILHRSDSESTDAGTVRIEIVDAYLWHATV encoded by the coding sequence GTGAGCTTCGAAACCGCCCTTCGGTCCAGACTGAAAGCTCTTCCCGCGCTCGCAGGCGCGTTCGTCGAGTGGGACGTGCGCCCGCAGGCGTCGTCATACCCTGCCGTAGTGCTGGAGACGATCGGCGGCGAGAGGGCCCAGACGATGGCTGGCCTCCAGCAGACCAATCGCGACAGGATCCAGTTCAACTGCTTCGCAATGGATAAGGTGTCCGCAGTAGCCCTCCGCGAAGCCGTGATCGCCACCGTTGCCGATCCTGCCATTGTCGAAGGCATCGAATTCCAGCGAGGACAGATCATCCTGCACCGGTCGGACAGCGAAAGCACCGATGCCGGTACGGTGCGTATCGAAATCGTGGATGCCTATCTGTGGCACGCCACGGTCTGA
- a CDS encoding phage tail tube protein — MTDARMGSGSRFWLADASAALTELDELTSIGLPNPTVDDVEATHMKSPNRRREYIAGLITDGEGTFGFNLVPGSDTDLLIQAALEDGVTRAYEVVIPDGAFGQSFKGELVVKGYERTVPIDDRMTATLTVRFSGAVTITTLTAAHA, encoded by the coding sequence ATGACCGACGCCCGCATGGGTTCGGGGTCGCGCTTCTGGCTGGCCGACGCCAGCGCCGCCCTGACCGAACTTGACGAACTCACCTCGATCGGTTTGCCGAATCCGACTGTCGACGATGTCGAGGCCACGCACATGAAATCGCCGAACCGCCGCCGTGAATACATCGCTGGCCTGATCACCGATGGCGAAGGCACCTTTGGCTTCAACCTTGTGCCCGGCAGCGATACCGATCTGCTCATTCAGGCGGCGCTCGAAGACGGCGTGACCCGCGCCTATGAGGTGGTCATCCCGGACGGCGCTTTTGGCCAGAGCTTCAAGGGCGAACTCGTGGTGAAGGGCTACGAGCGCACCGTTCCGATCGATGATCGCATGACCGCTACGCTTACCGTTCGGTTCAGCGGGGCCGTGACCATCACGACCCTGACGGCAGCGCACGCCTGA
- a CDS encoding phage tail tape measure C-terminal domain-containing protein: MLSAIIPALMKTDDAMHEVEVSSNSLADAQSALGDMFDLVTGKLKKNTSELLLNAEAKAYNMKMDAMRMQDASAKTLRSASSRSTSDVVFSSLAADQVGVPGSAGERNTKAVSDFVSSFQKDLAAAKTDQQRAAVGDKAWNRAVSIDLKGLSISREDLLGAIKDAVIAPGRMGVADAMLSSIKNGVLDPSLRNDPKDKKAKRAPKEKTQEQKDDIYQDQLDKLAKDRADIEANNNQTIEQRYQAQLSKIDEDLAAYDRNVDLNKNLTEPRRTELKDQAAINAQMKRDQALNEKNLAVANQGFELDQNSLQQQIDQLQLQEQLTDSTADRQKIALEILALQDKLKASALDQVMANNSPDTTAWQNAFDNKNALQQSAGQRQQVVLNQNLTPLQSYAKGLQASVTNINDAMENIQVDSINGLVDGLASAAAGTQKLGDVFKNVAQQIIADLVRIQLQRAIVGTLGNVLGSIGGGSTIGGLTGSQYTSSLSSSLSSYSSGLSVSLAGARASGGPVIGGLPYLVGERGPEIVVPGSNGSVISNDNLANIGGGGGDNYYGDTYYGPGADEFWGKVNNIGSANASSAIVRDKQRQAKKASRRFGKA; the protein is encoded by the coding sequence ATGCTGTCAGCCATCATTCCCGCCTTGATGAAAACCGACGATGCCATGCATGAGGTCGAAGTATCGTCGAACAGCCTGGCGGATGCGCAGTCAGCTCTCGGCGATATGTTCGACCTAGTGACTGGCAAGCTCAAAAAAAATACATCCGAGTTGCTGCTGAACGCCGAGGCCAAGGCGTACAACATGAAGATGGATGCGATGCGGATGCAGGATGCATCTGCAAAGACGCTCCGCTCAGCGTCTTCACGCTCGACTTCCGATGTGGTTTTTTCCAGTTTGGCAGCGGATCAGGTCGGGGTCCCTGGGTCTGCTGGCGAACGAAACACCAAAGCCGTTTCCGATTTCGTCTCGTCCTTCCAGAAAGACCTTGCCGCAGCGAAGACGGATCAGCAGCGGGCTGCAGTTGGCGACAAGGCTTGGAACCGCGCAGTAAGCATCGATCTCAAGGGGCTCTCGATAAGCCGCGAAGATCTGCTCGGGGCGATCAAAGATGCAGTTATCGCACCTGGCCGAATGGGCGTCGCGGACGCAATGCTTTCGTCCATCAAGAATGGCGTTCTGGATCCATCCCTCCGCAACGATCCGAAGGACAAGAAGGCGAAAAGAGCACCGAAGGAAAAGACGCAGGAGCAAAAGGACGACATCTACCAAGATCAGCTGGACAAGCTGGCGAAGGACCGCGCCGACATTGAGGCGAACAACAACCAGACGATCGAGCAGCGGTATCAGGCGCAGCTCTCGAAGATCGACGAGGACCTTGCCGCCTACGACCGCAATGTCGATCTCAACAAGAACCTTACCGAGCCGCGCCGGACAGAGCTCAAGGATCAGGCGGCCATCAACGCGCAGATGAAGCGCGACCAGGCCCTGAACGAGAAGAACCTTGCCGTCGCCAATCAGGGCTTCGAGCTCGACCAGAATAGCCTCCAGCAGCAGATCGACCAGTTGCAGTTGCAGGAGCAGCTGACCGACAGCACCGCCGACCGCCAGAAGATCGCGCTGGAAATTCTTGCGCTCCAGGACAAGCTGAAGGCTTCGGCTCTGGATCAGGTGATGGCGAACAACTCGCCTGACACAACCGCATGGCAGAACGCTTTCGACAACAAGAACGCCCTGCAGCAATCGGCTGGCCAGCGCCAGCAAGTCGTCCTCAACCAAAACCTGACGCCGCTGCAGTCTTATGCCAAGGGCCTGCAAGCGTCGGTGACAAACATCAACGATGCGATGGAGAACATCCAGGTCGACAGCATCAATGGGCTGGTGGATGGATTGGCCAGCGCGGCGGCTGGCACGCAGAAGCTGGGCGACGTGTTCAAGAACGTGGCGCAGCAGATCATTGCCGATCTGGTCCGTATCCAGTTGCAAAGGGCCATCGTCGGCACGCTCGGCAACGTTCTTGGCAGCATCGGCGGTGGATCGACCATCGGCGGCCTGACGGGTTCGCAGTATACCTCGAGCCTATCATCCAGCCTCAGCTCTTACAGCAGCGGATTGTCAGTCAGTTTGGCAGGCGCACGCGCCAGCGGCGGACCGGTCATCGGCGGTCTACCGTACCTCGTCGGTGAGCGTGGGCCGGAGATCGTGGTGCCGGGCAGCAATGGCTCCGTGATCTCCAACGACAACCTCGCGAACATCGGCGGTGGCGGAGGAGATAACTACTACGGCGACACATACTACGGCCCCGGCGCAGACGAGTTCTGGGGCAAGGTCAACAACATCGGTTCGGCCAATGCCAGCTCCGCAATCGTGCGCGACAAGCAGCGACAGGCGAAGAAGGCCTCGCGGAGGTTCGGTAAGGCATGA
- a CDS encoding DUF6950 family protein: protein MNLHERREATASTLERFAGKPFAFGSCDCGLVVIAHLKAMGWPIKTGGTWSTMLGLKRWLRRHGGSGAAAIDSWGVPRIAPAMVLIGDVVELAGETDFGSFGVVIGNGRVLAFHQDADGLAIIQPTGLPILTAWRT, encoded by the coding sequence GTGAACCTGCATGAGCGGCGAGAAGCCACCGCGAGCACGCTGGAGCGGTTCGCGGGCAAGCCGTTCGCCTTCGGTTCGTGCGATTGCGGCTTGGTGGTGATCGCGCACCTGAAGGCCATGGGTTGGCCGATCAAGACCGGCGGCACCTGGTCGACCATGCTGGGCCTGAAGCGCTGGCTGCGGCGCCACGGCGGATCGGGCGCGGCGGCGATCGACAGCTGGGGCGTGCCGCGCATCGCACCCGCGATGGTGTTGATCGGCGACGTGGTGGAGCTGGCGGGCGAGACTGACTTCGGCAGCTTCGGTGTGGTGATCGGCAACGGGCGCGTGCTGGCATTCCATCAGGACGCCGATGGGCTGGCGATCATTCAGCCGACCGGCCTGCCTATCCTGACCGCCTGGAGAACCTGA